Below is a genomic region from Erigeron canadensis isolate Cc75 chromosome 7, C_canadensis_v1, whole genome shotgun sequence.
ACTATCTCCTCATTTTTAGATCTTTCTAGAGGACATTCCTTGCAGTAAAAAAGGCAGTGCTTTTGAGGGTCACGATTCATTTTTATACATTCGTCTAAAAGCTCCTCTCTAACAAGACCCTCTTTTGTATATGCAAATTCACCCCCTGACTGTAGAGCACAAGCACATGTAGTTGATGTCAGACAATCACCAAAACAACCTGTACAACAATTGTCATCCCCAATACGAGCAAGTGAAAAGTTAACATAAGCACTCTGAAAAACTGCATTTTGGGGAATGTAATGGAATGCTGGAGGACGCTCCTTGTTGACTTCGTTAACCAATGAAATTATCACTGATTCTTGTCCTTTAGCTATGTCATTAGTATCAAGAAGTGACTTTAAGTCATTAGACGTTGAGTGGTCATTGGATGCTGCCACCAAACTTTGGGGTTTGGTATGTTGAGACCCATTTTCCGCTATGTGTTGGTCATTCTCAGAATCACCTTGATTCCCTACTGAGCCATTAGCATTGGCTTCAACAGTGCCATTAGTATCGGCATTGGCATGGCCATTCGTATTGGCATCGGTATTGGCTGCACAAGTTCCCATTGAATCAGTTGGTGGGGTGGAGTTGGTTTCCGTTTCCAAAAGGCACTCACACATATCGttcatcaatttttttatagaaaagcTGGGCTCCAGAAATTTGTACGAATTAAGGCATTTAACTTCCATTTTTGTTAATAGTGCATCTACAGATAAATTAGCTTTCGCTGTAGAGTTACAGGTTAAAGTAATTGTGATTTCCCCAGATGATGAAGAAGCGATATCTAATCTTTCTGTTGATTCCTCTGGGATAACTGCAAGCTCATTACCACGTACTTTGTTTGATGAATTCTCGTTGTCAGCAGATTGAGGTTTATCAGCTTCTCTAGGCAGATCGATTTCATTTGAAGAATCTCCATTGGTCAATGATTCTGTAATGTTTTTCAGAAAACAACGccaatataaatacaaaaaactGTGAAATATTTATGAACTACGTATATCcaaaaagttatttatataaagtaaacAGAAACTACTAAAACAGCCATTACTAGACCTGTTAGTTGAAAAATGTTAGTAGCCAGGAAGGTCATCGGCAGCTATCATAGTAACACCCTAACATTCACGTGGTAAGAagtggcaatttcaacccattacTTATGGGAAGTGATAAATACACTTATCTACAGAGTAACACCCTAACATTCACATGATAAAAAGTGGCAATTTCAACCATTACTTATGGGAAGTGATAGATACACGTATCTATAGATTAACATGATGGAACAATTAAAAGGGATTATAGCCTAGAGGTATGTGAGTTGGCCAAAAGGTTGCTAGCGATATTTTCTTAACCTAAGAATGGGTTGCTAGCGATAATTTCTCTCTAAAGAATTAAATTGGAAAAAATAGAATATGTAACTTAAAAGGCACTGGTTCAAATGGTCAGATGTATCAAAAGTCTTGAAGGATGAATACAACttctaattattatataaaaagttgcTTTATCTTATAACATATTCAGTATTTACAGTATAATCTATAGCCTCAAGTTCCCAAGTTATCAAAATGAATATCAAGTACTTAAGTACCTGGTCTGATCACCGAAGGAGGCACCTCAAGCGGTGTTGTCTCGGAAACTGGCTCATCTTTAGGCTTTATTAATGGAATAGCTGTTTGTTTAGGCTTTGGCTCCTTAATCCGCACTCCTTGGGATGGCCTATCAGAACCTGACCTCCTCTCACGACGATCTGATTGAGGTGAAATCGGTTCTTTCCCTTTGTCTCTCCGATGCCTTGGACGAAGACTAGCACCAGAGCCAGATTCATTTGTGACATCTGGTTGACTTTTCTCAGCATCTCCCACCAAAGTGTTGGCTGAAACAGGTTGCTTTCCCTTGTTAGTACCTTCTATTTGGGCTGAAGTGGGCTCACTAGTAATAGCCATAGCCCGTGCTTGAGACCGCGGTATTGCATAAGGAAGAGTGTCAATCTCTATTTTTGGCTTTTTAAGTGGTGTTACATGTGAATTGGAGCTAGAGCCAGTGCCAGAGGGTCCCTCTTGGTGCCTTAGTCGCAACCGCTTTAAGGGTCGTTCCGGTTCTTCGGGAATTTGTGTTTCTTCTTCAATAACTTTCAATAGCTGATTACGCAGAGTTGTGTCAAATATATTAGAAATAAAGATGTCATGTTAACAGACGTTTATTAAAACAATGCATAAAAGCCTGAATTAAAGAAATTACATACCTCAGCTTGCTCAAGTTTCTTTTTCTGTTCTGCTGCCTGAAAAATGACACCATTTAGAACGAACTACGAAGTGAAAGAGAAGCAATTTCTATGGAAGGGTCAACCCAAAAGACTGTCAAAATCTAATGTTTAACAACATTAAAAGTCAAAACTTTTATCACTCAAAGAATATCTGATCTTTTTTTGTGAAAAAACAATCTAATGGATGGTACGCCTTAAAATTACAAATCTGAGACATTCAACAATATGGCCCATTTATATTTTAGCTAAACTTTTTGCTCTGGCAAAGTTTAGATAAAATGTGACATAAATCAACCCATTTATaactaaatgggtcaaaagtgcCACCTCTACAGTCATACAACCTACTTACTTGAGCTCCGACACTATCATGCTTTTTCTTCTGTTCTACTTCCTGGAACATAAAACCAGTCAGGGGTTTGGAGTTAAGTTTAAATGCATAACAATACAAAGATAATGATAAAACAATCAGAAAATCGTGCCTCTGCCTCCTGACTGTCGAAAATAGCATCTGCAAGTGCTCTataattttcttcttcaataagTTCCCAATTCTTCTCATAGATTTTCAGAAGATTCTTTAAAACTGGTTTTGTTTTCTCCTCAGGAATCCCAAGCTCTCGCATAGCACGAAAAGCTTTTGCAACTTTTGGATTCGGAGCCATCGCTACAACAAATCCAGACTATCAAATGGTCCTACAATACAATTTCGGATACCGTCATTAAAGAAACACACAATTTACTTGTATTTTACGATTTTCATAGGTAGCTAACgaaaaaaactataatataaaaatCCATAATCTCGACAAACAAACCATTAATGATCATT
It encodes:
- the LOC122607500 gene encoding probable inactive histone-lysine N-methyltransferase SUVR2 isoform X2, which gives rise to MAPNPKVAKAFRAMRELGIPEEKTKPVLKNLLKIYEKNWELIEEENYRALADAIFDSQEAEEVEQKKKHDSVGAQAAEQKKKLEQAELLKVIEEETQIPEEPERPLKRLRLRHQEGPSGTGSSSNSHVTPLKKPKIEIDTLPYAIPRSQARAMAITSEPTSAQIEGTNKGKQPVSANTLVGDAEKSQPDVTNESGSGASLRPRHRRDKGKEPISPQSDRRERRSGSDRPSQGVRIKEPKPKQTAIPLIKPKDEPVSETTPLEVPPSVIRPESLTNGDSSNEIDLPREADKPQSADNENSSNKVRGNELAVIPEESTERLDIASSSSGEITITLTCNSTAKANLSVDALLTKMEVKCLNSYKFLEPSFSIKKLMNDMCECLLETETNSTPPTDSMGTCAANTDANTNGHANADTNGTVEANANGSVGNQGDSENDQHIAENGSQHTKPQSLVAASNDHSTSNDLKSLLDTNDIAKGQESVIISLVNEVNKERPPAFHYIPQNAVFQSAYVNFSLARIGDDNCCTGCFGDCLTSTTCACALQSGGEFAYTKEGLVREELLDECIKMNRDPQKHCLFYCKECPLERSKNEEIVEPCKGHSVRSFIKECWLKCGCNKQCGNRVVQRGIKRQLQVFMTPGGKGWGLRTLEDLPKGAFVCEYVGEVLTNAELYDRVSKSSNKDEHAYPVLLDADWGAESELKDDEALCLDATYYGNVARFINHRCFDSTLVEIPVEVENPDHHYYHLAFFTTRKVKALEELTWDYGIDFDDEEHPVKAFRCRCGSRFCRNVKRPNRTRKRRYN
- the LOC122607500 gene encoding probable inactive histone-lysine N-methyltransferase SUVR2 isoform X1 produces the protein MAPNPKVAKAFRAMRELGIPEEKTKPVLKNLLKIYEKNWELIEEENYRALADAIFDSQEAEEVEQKKKHDSVGAQAAEQKKKLEQAELLKVIEEETQIPEEPERPLKRLRLRHQEGPSGTGSSSNSHVTPLKKPKIEIDTLPYAIPRSQARAMAITSEPTSAQIEGTNKGKQPVSANTLVGDAEKSQPDVTNESGSGASLRPRHRRDKGKEPISPQSDRRERRSGSDRPSQGVRIKEPKPKQTAIPLIKPKDEPVSETTPLEVPPSVIRPESLTNGDSSNEIDLPREADKPQSADNENSSNKVRGNELAVIPEESTERLDIASSSSGEITITLTCNSTAKANLSVDALLTKMEVKCLNSYKFLEPSFSIKKLMNDMCECLLETETNSTPPTDSMGTCAANTDANTNGHANADTNGTVEANANGSVGNQGDSENDQHIAENGSQHTKPQSLVAASNDHSTSNDLKSLLDTNDIAKGQESVIISLVNEVNKERPPAFHYIPQNAVFQSAYVNFSLARIGDDNCCTGCFGDCLTSTTCACALQSGGEFAYTKEGLVREELLDECIKMNRDPQKHCLFYCKECPLERSKNEEIVEPCKGHSVRSFIKECWLKCGCNKQCGNRVVQRGIKRQLQVFMTPGGKGWGLRTLEDLPKGAFVCEYVGEVLTNAELYDRVSKSSNKDEHAYPVLLDADWGAESELKDDEALCLDATYYGNVARFINHRCFDSTLVEIPVEVENPDHHYYHLAFFTTRKVKALEELTWDYGIDFDDEEHPVKAFRCRCGSRFCRKDQKKKIQLNSRCASQVITTIRPAFGVV
- the LOC122607500 gene encoding probable inactive histone-lysine N-methyltransferase SUVR2 isoform X3, with the protein product MAPNPKVAKAFRAMRELGIPEEKTKPVLKNLLKIYEKNWELIEEENYRALADAIFDSQEAEEVEQKKKHDSVGAQAAEQKKKLEQAELLKVIEEETQIPEEPERPLKRLRLRHQEGPSGTGSSSNSHVTPLKKPKIEIDTLPYAIPRSQARAMAITSEPTSAQIEGTNKGKQPVSANTLVGDAEKSQPDVTNESGSGASLRPRHRRDKGKEPISPQSDRRERRSGSDRPSQGVRIKEPKPKQTAIPLIKPKDEPVSETTPLEVPPSVIRPESLTNGDSSNEIDLPREADKPQSADNENSSNKVRGNELAVIPEESTERLDIASSSSGEITITLTCNSTAKANLSVDALLTKMEVKCLNSYKFLEPSFSIKKLMNDMCECLLETETNSTPPTDSMGTCAANTDANTNGHANADTNGTVEANANGSVGNQGDSENDQHIAENGSQHTKPQSLVAASNDHSTSNDLKSLLDTNDIAKGQESVIISLVNEVNKERPPAFHYIPQNAVFQSAYVNFSLARIGDDNCCTGCFGDCLTSTTCACALQSGGEFAYTKEGLVREELLDECIKMNRDPQKHCLFYCKECPLERSKNEEIVEPCKGHSVRSFIKECWLKCGCNKQCGNRVVQRGIKRQLQVFMTPGGKGWGLRTLEDLPKGAFVCEYVGEVLTNAELYDRVSKSSNKDEHAYPVLLDADWGAESELKDDEALCLDATYYGNVARFINHRCFDSTLVEIPVEVENPDHHYYHLAFFTTRKVKALEELTWWCMNMNSYP